In Xiphophorus hellerii strain 12219 chromosome 13, Xiphophorus_hellerii-4.1, whole genome shotgun sequence, the following proteins share a genomic window:
- the LOC116731749 gene encoding uncharacterized protein LOC116731749, whose translation MEMTYGLGFGILLICLVQAELAGCSWAKDAHGPQNSNTNSAFPPPDGILRKFSSNFQSQLKQDFFSPPSIQVQTSSFNTKPAAKSGYDRKPSTSGLTQPHPQPVQSSGRLVKNTSWSKPKSQSTLPAQQSPRVSQREGYSFRSASSYGQKGSSATLFGPVGPGPRSSIQMQTFAKGRARKVPSGRASQGANVRSFSPHTAAGRFYPSPQFALKTGDYRPRSRLTSLAGPRSGREGESVLGFAPVMVYDLPEPFGGSAIRRLKRPIEQATPPQRAPPYKPERTSSHSGYDWSRMKQNQGRVQKPFWITTPSPSSDGESPPFTIRRLKRPIEQETPPQRAPPYKPERTSSHSGYAWSRMKQNQGPVQKPYWIATP comes from the exons ATGGAAATGACTTATGGACTTGGTTTTGG AATCTTGCTGATTTGCTTAGTTCAAGCAGAACTTGCTGGTTGTTCTTGGGCTAAGGACG CACATGGACCCCAGAACAGCAACACAAACTCTGCCTTCCCTCCACCAGATGGCATACTGAGAAAATTCAGCAGCAATTTCCAGAGTCAACTCAAACAAGACTTCTTCTCTCCTCCCTCAATCCAGGTCCAGACCAGTAGTTTCAACACTAAGCCTGCAGCGAAAAGTGGTTACGATAGGAAGCCCTCCACCAGCGGCCTAACACAACCCCACCCTCAACCAGTTCAAAGCTCAGGGAGGCTGGTGAAGAACACCAGCTGGTCAAAACCCAAGAGCCAGAGCACTTTGCCTGCTCAGCAGAGTCCAAGAGTAAGCCAAAGGGAAGGCTACTCCTTCAGGTCAGCTTCCTCTTATGGGCAAAAGGGCTCATCAGCCACCTTGTTCGGTCCGGTTGGTCCTGGTCCACGTAGTTCTATTCAGATGCAGACGTTTGCTAAGGGTCGTGCAAGAAAAGTCCCATCAGGCCGTGCATCTCAGGGTGCCAACGTCAGGAGTTTCTCGCCTCACACTGCAGCTGGGAGGTTTTATCCCAGTCCACAGTTCGCTCTAAAAACCGGAGACTACAGGCCAAGGAGTCGGCTCACTAGCCTGGCTGGTCCCAGAAGTGGAAGAGAGGGAGAGTCCGTTCTGGGGTTTGCTCCAGTAATGGTCTATGACCTTCCAGAACCCTTCGGCGGCTCGGCCATCAGACGGCTGAAGAGACCTATTGAGCAGGCGACACCTCCCCAGAGGGCACCGCCTTACAAACCTGAACGAACAAGCAGCCATTCGGGATATGATTGGAGCAGGATGAAGCAGAACCAAGGGCGAGTCCAGAAGCCATTTTGGATCACCACACCATCACCATCGTCTGATGGTGAATCACCACCATTCACCATCAGACGGCTGAAGAGACCTATTGAGCAGGAGACACCTCCCCAGAGGGCACCGCCTTACAAACCTGAACGAACAAGCAGCCATTCGGGATATGCCTGGAGTAGGATGAAGCAGAACCAAGGGCCAGTCCAGAAGCCATATTGGATCGCCACACCATGA